Proteins encoded by one window of Deinococcus radiodurans R1 = ATCC 13939 = DSM 20539:
- a CDS encoding 1,4-dihydroxy-6-naphthoate synthase yields MTSSAPESSALPDVLHLGYSFCPNDTFIFHALHAGLVQGPLPVQEVLEDVQTLNDWAVAGRLPMTKISYRAYFDVMDRYVALRSGGALGRGVGPLIVTRPGVKDLTALRVASPGALTTAELLLRLAYPGVEVVRMRYDEVMPAVQRGEYDGTAVDAGLIIHESRFTYPEYGLDKLLDLGAWWEGETGLPLPLGAILVRRDLPAQTQRELQDAVRRSLEYAYAHPAAARDYIREHALEMSDEVMQAHIDLYVNSLSLDVGEEGERAVRELLRRAVEVGAVTARPELPLFVGDAAEAGTPTIL; encoded by the coding sequence ATGACGAGTTCCGCGCCCGAATCTTCCGCGCTGCCCGATGTGCTGCACCTCGGGTATTCCTTTTGCCCTAACGACACCTTCATTTTTCACGCGCTGCACGCCGGACTGGTGCAGGGGCCGCTGCCGGTGCAGGAAGTGCTCGAAGACGTGCAGACCCTCAACGACTGGGCGGTAGCAGGACGATTGCCGATGACCAAAATCAGCTACCGCGCCTATTTCGATGTGATGGACCGCTACGTGGCGCTGCGCTCGGGTGGGGCGCTGGGCCGGGGCGTGGGGCCGCTCATCGTGACCCGGCCTGGGGTGAAGGACCTCACCGCCCTGCGGGTTGCCTCGCCCGGCGCGCTCACCACCGCTGAACTGCTGCTGCGCCTCGCGTATCCCGGTGTCGAAGTCGTCCGGATGCGTTACGACGAAGTGATGCCCGCCGTGCAGCGCGGCGAGTACGACGGCACGGCGGTGGACGCGGGCCTCATCATCCACGAGTCGCGCTTTACCTATCCCGAGTACGGCCTCGACAAACTCCTCGACCTCGGCGCGTGGTGGGAAGGCGAAACCGGGCTGCCGCTCCCGCTCGGCGCGATTCTGGTGCGGCGCGACCTGCCCGCCCAGACCCAGCGCGAGTTGCAGGACGCCGTGCGCCGCAGCCTCGAATACGCCTACGCCCACCCGGCGGCGGCCCGCGACTACATCCGGGAGCACGCGCTGGAGATGTCCGACGAGGTGATGCAGGCGCACATCGACCTCTACGTCAATTCGCTGAGTCTCGACGTGGGCGAGGAAGGCGAGCGGGCGGTGCGCGAACTGCTGCGCCGGGCAGTGGAGGTCGGCGCGGTGACGGCGCGGCCTGAGCTGCCGCTTTTTGTCGGAGACGCTGCGGAGGCTGGGACGCCGACGATTTTGTAA